In Leopardus geoffroyi isolate Oge1 chromosome D1, O.geoffroyi_Oge1_pat1.0, whole genome shotgun sequence, a single window of DNA contains:
- the ACTN3 gene encoding alpha-actinin-3, producing the protein MMMVMQPEGLGVREGPFVGGGGGGEYMEQEEDWDRDLLLDPAWEKQQRKTFTAWCNSHLRKAGTQIENIEEDFRNGLKLMLLLEVISGERLPRPDKGKMRFHKIANVNKALDFIASKGVKLVSIGAEEIVDGNLKMTLGMIWTIILRFAIQDISVEETSAKEGLLLWCQRKTAPYRNVNVQNFHTSWKDGLALCALIHRHRPDLIDYAKLRKDDPIGNLNTAFEVAEKYLDIPRMLDAEDIVNTPKPDEKAIMTYVSCFYHAFAGAEQAETAANRICKVLAVNQENEKLMEEYEKLASELLEWIRRTIPWLENRVGEPSMSAMQRKLEDFRDYRRLHKPPRVQEKCQLEINFNTLQTKLRLSHRPAFMPSEGKLVSDIANAWRGLEQVEKGYEDWLLSEIRRLQRLQHLAEKFQQKASLHETWTRGKEDMLSQRDYESASLQEVRALLRRHEAFESDLAAHQDRVEHIAALAQELNELDYHDAASVNSRCQAICDQWDNLGTLTQKRRDALERMEKLLETIDQLQLEFARRAAPFNNWLDGAVEDLQDVWLVHSVEETQSLLTAHDQFKATLPEADRERGAILGIQGEIQKICQTYGLRPSLTNPYINLTPQDINAKWDMVRKLVPSRDQTLQEELARQQVNERLRRQFAAQANAVGPWIQAKVEEVGRLAAGMAGSLEEQMAGLRQQEQNIINYKSNIDRLEGDHQLLQESLVFDNKHTVYSMEHIRVGWEQLLTSIARTINEVENQVLTRDAKGLSQEQLNEFRASFNHFDRKRNGMMEPDDFRACLISMGYDLGEVEFARIMTMVDPNAAGVVTFQAFIDFMTRETAETDTAEQVVASFKILAGDKNYITPEELRRELPAEQAEYCIRRMAPYKGSGAPAGALDYVAFSSALYGESDL; encoded by the exons ATGATGATGGTTATGCAGCCCGAGGGTctgggggtcagggaggggccCTTCgtgggcggcggcgggggcggcgagTACATGGAACAGGAGGAGGACTGGGACCGCGACCTACTGCTGGACCCGGCCTGGGAGAAGCAGCAGCGGAAA ACCTTCACTGCCTGGTGCAACTCACACCTGCGCAAGGCCGGCACCCAGATTGAAAACATCGAGGAGGATTTCCGCAATGGCCTCAAACTCATGTTGCTCTTGGAGGTCATCTCAG GAGAGAGGCTACCCAGGCCAGACAAAGGCAAGATGCGCTTCCACAAGATCGCCAATGTCAACAAGGCCCTGGACTTCATTGCCAGCAAGGGGGTTAAGCTGGTGTCCATTGGTGCCGAAG AGATTGTTGACGGGAACCTGAAGATGACCCTGGGCATGATCTGGACCATCATCCTTCGCTTCGCCATCCAGGACATCTCTGTGGAGG aaACCTCGGCCAAGGAAGGCTTGCTCCTGTGGTGCCAGCGGAAGACAGCGCCGTACCGCAACGTCAACGTGCAGAACTTCCACACCAG CTGGAAGGATGGCCTGGCTCTCTGTGCTCTCATCCACCGACACCGCCCTGACCTCATCGACTATGCCAAACTGCGCAAG GACGACCCCATTGGCAACCTAAACACTGCCTTTGAGGTGGCGGAGAAATACTTGGACATCCCCAGGATGTTGGATGCCGAAG ACATCGTGAACACCCCAAAGCCTGATGAGAAGGCCATCATGACCTATGTTTCCTGCTTCTACCACGCCTTCGCCGGGGCTGAGCAG GCAGAGACGGCTGCCAACAGGATCTGTAAGGTGCTGGCTGTGAACCAGGAGAACGAGAAGCTGATGGAGGAGTACGAGAAGCTTGCCAGTGAG CTGCTGGAATGGATCCGCCGCACCATACCATGGCTGGAGAACCGTGTGGGCGAGCCCAGCATGAGTGCCATGCAGCGCAAGCTGGAGGACTTCCGGGACTACCGGCGCCTGCACAAGCCGCCCCGAGTGCAGGAGAAGTGCCAGCTGGAAATCAACTTCAATACGCTGCAGACCAAGCTGCGGCTGAGCCACCGGCCCGCCTTCATGCCCTCGGAGGGCAAGCTCGTCTCG GACATCGCCAACGCATGGCGTGGGCTGGAGCAGGTGGAGAAAGGCTACGAGGACTGGCTGCTCTCGGAGATCCGTCGCCTGCAGCGGCTCCAGCACCTGGCTGAGAAATTCCAGCAGAAGGCCTCCTTGCACGAAACCTGGACCCGGG GGAAGGAGGACATGCTGAGCCAGCGCGACTACGAGTCGGCCTCGCTGCAGGAGGTGCGGGCGTTGCTGCGGCGCCACGAGGCCTTTGAGAGCGACCTGGCGGCGCACCAGGACCGCGTGGAGCACATCGCCGCTCTGGCCCAGGAGCTCAA TGAGCTGGACTACCATGATGCGGCCTCGGTGAACAGCCGTTGCCAGGCCATCTGTGACCAGTGGGACAACCTGGGCACACTGACCCAGAAGAGGAGGGACGCGCTGGAG CGGATGGAGAAGCTCCTGGAGACCATTGACCAGCTGCAGCTGGAGTTTGCCCGGCGGGCGGCACCCTTCAACAACTGGCTGGATGGTGCCGTGGAGGACCTGCAGGATGTGTGGCTGGTGCACTCAGTGGAGGAGACCCAG AGCCTGCTGACTGCACACGACCAATTCAAGGCTACGTTGCCCGAGGCTGACCGAGAAAGAGGGGCCATCCTGGGTATCCAGGGTGAGATCCAGAAGATCTGCCAAACGTACGGGCTGCGGCCCAGCCTCACCAACCCCTACATCAACCTCACACCGCAGGACATCAACGCTAAGTGGGATATG GTCCGAAAGCTGGTGCCCAGCCGTGACCAGACGCTGCAGGAGGAGCTGGCCCGGCAACAGGTGAACGAGAGGCTCCGGAGACAGTTTGCAGCTCAAGCCAATGCTGTTGGGCCCTGGATCCAGGCGAAGGTGGAG GAGGTGGGGCGCCTAGCAGCAGGGATGGCCGGGTCTCTGGAGGAACAGATGGCGGGGCTGCGGCAACAGGAGCAGAACATCATCAACTACAAGAGCAACATTGACCGGCTGGAGGGCGACCACCAGCTTCTGCAGGAGAGCCTGGTGTTCGACAACAAGCACACCGTCTACAGCATGGAG CACATCCGCGTAGGCTGGGAGCAGCTGCTCACCTCCATCGCCCGCACTATCAACGAGGTGGAGAACCAGGTACTGACCCGAGACGCCAAGGGCCTGAGCCAGGAGCAGCTCAACGAGTTCCGGGCGTCCTTCAACCACTTTGACCGG AAGCGGAATGGGATGATGGAGCCTGACGACTTCCGAGCTTGCCTCATCTCCATGGGCTATGACCTG GGAGAAGTGGAGTTTGCTCGCATTATGACCATGGTGGACCCCAACGCCGCCGGAGTTGTGACCTTCCAGGCATTCATTGACTTCATGACACGAGAGACAGCCGAGACCGACACAGCTGAGCAAGTTGTGGCCTCCTTTAAGATCCTGGCAGGAGATAAG AACTACATCACCCCTGAGGAGCTGCGGCGGGAGCTCCCAGCCGAGCAGGCCGAGTATTGCATCCGCCGTATGGCACCCTACAAAGGCTCCGGGGCTCCAGCTGGTGCTCTGGACTATGTGGCCTTCTCCAGTGCCCTCTATGGGGAGAGTGACCTCTGA
- the CTSF gene encoding cathepsin F isoform X2, whose amino-acid sequence MAPWLLLLSLLGLLPGASPAPPHRAADARAREAAYPELLGPARFALEMYNRGRAAGTRAALGAVRGRVRRAGEGSLYSLKATLEEPPCNDPTVCQLPVSKKTLLCSFEVLDELGRHMLLRRDCGPVDTKVTDDRNETLSSVLPLLNKDPLPQDFSVKMASVFKEFVTTYNRTYGTQEEAQWRMSVFSNNMVRAQKIQALDRGTAQYGITKFSDLTEEEFRTIYLNPLLKENRNKMMHLAKSIGDHAPPEWDWRTKGAVTNVKNQGMCGSCWAFSVTGNVEGQWFLKQGDLLSLSEQELLDCDKVDKACLGGLPSNAYLAIKNLGGLETEDDYSYSGHLQTCSFSAKKAKVYINDSVELSQNEQKLAAWLAKKGPISVAINAFGMQFYRRGISHPLRPLCSPWLIDHAVLLVGYGNRSGIPFWAIKNSWGTDWGEEGYYYLYRGSGACGVNAMASSAVVN is encoded by the exons ATGGCGccctggctgctgctgctgtcgcTGCTGGGGTTGCTCCCCGGCGCCtctcccgccccgccccaccgAGCAGCCGACGCTCGGGCCCGGGAGGCGGCGTACCCGGAGCTACTGGGGCCCGCCCGCTTCGCCCTGGAGATGTACAACCGCGGCCGGGCTGCCGGGACGCGGGCGGCGCTGGGGGCCGTGCGCGGTCGCGTCCGCCGG GCGGGCGAGGGGTCCCTGTACTCCCTGAAGGCGACCCTGGAGGAGCCTCCCTGCAACGACCCCACGGTGTGCCAGCTCCCGGTGTCCAAGAAAACCCTG ctctgcAGCTTTGAAGTCCTGGATGAGCTGGGAAGACACATGCTGCTGAGGCGGGACTGTGGCCCAGTGGATACCAAGGTTACAG ATGACAGAAATGAGACTTTAAGTTCAGTCCTTCCACTGTTGAACAAGGACCCCCTACCCCAG GATTTTTCTGTGAAGATGGCTTCAGTCTTCAAGGAGTTTGTTACCACCTATAATCGGACATATGGGACACAGGAAG AAGCCCAGTGGCGCATGTCTGTCTTTTCCAACAACATGGTCCGAGCGCAGAAGATCCAGGCCCTGGACCGTGGCACAGCTCAGTATGGGATCACCAAGTTCAGTGACCTTACAG AGGAGGAGTTCCGCACCATCTATCTGAATCCTCTCCTAAAAGAGAACCGCAACAAGATGATGCATCTAGCCAAATCCATTGGTGACCATGCCCCACCTGAGTGGGACTGGAGGACCAAGGGGGCTGTCACCAACGTCAAGAATCAG GGCATGTGTGGCTCCTGCTGGGCCTTCTCAGTCACCGGCAATGTGGAGGGCCAGTGGTTCCTAAAACAGGGGgacctgctctccctctctgagcAGG AGCTCTTGGACTGTGACAAGGTGGACAaggcctgcctgggtggcttgccCTCCAACGCCTACTTGGCCATAAAGAATCTGG GAGGGCTGGAGACAGAGGATGACTACAGCTACAGTGGCCACTTGCAGACCTGCAGTTTCTCTGCAAAGAAGGCCAAGGTCTACATCAATGACTCAGTAGAGCTGAGCCAGAATGAGCAGA AACTGGCGGCCTGGCTGGCCAAGAAGGGCCCCATCTCCGTTGCCATCAATGCCTTTGGCATGCAG ttCTACCGCCGCGGGATCTCCCACCCACTGCGGCCCCTCTGCAGCCCCTGGCTCATCGACCATGCAGTGCTGCTCGTGGGCTACGGCAACC GCTCTGGCATCCCCTTCTGGGCCATCAAGAACAGTTGGGGCACTGACTGGGGTGAGGAG GGTTACTACTACTTGTATCGTGGGTCCGGGGCCTGTGGCGTGAACGCCATGGCCAGCTCGGCCGTGGTGAACTGA
- the CTSF gene encoding cathepsin F isoform X1 yields MAPWLLLLSLLGLLPGASPAPPHRAADARAREAAYPELLGPARFALEMYNRGRAAGTRAALGAVRGRVRRAGEGSLYSLKATLEEPPCNDPTVCQLPVSKKTLLCSFEVLDELGRHMLLRRDCGPVDTKVTDDRNETLSSVLPLLNKDPLPQDFSVKMASVFKEFVTTYNRTYGTQEEAQWRMSVFSNNMVRAQKIQALDRGTAQYGITKFSDLTEEEFRTIYLNPLLKENRNKMMHLAKSIGDHAPPEWDWRTKGAVTNVKNQGMCGSCWAFSVTGNVEGQWFLKQGDLLSLSEQELLDCDKVDKACLGGLPSNAYLAIKNLGGLETEDDYSYSGHLQTCSFSAKKAKVYINDSVELSQNEQKLAAWLAKKGPISVAINAFGMQVRSLSLACLLLTPFPLLLGVGSLLLILASPPPRPSSTAAGSPTHCGPSAAPGSSTMQCCSWATATALASPSGPSRTVGALTGVRRVTTTCIVGPGPVA; encoded by the exons ATGGCGccctggctgctgctgctgtcgcTGCTGGGGTTGCTCCCCGGCGCCtctcccgccccgccccaccgAGCAGCCGACGCTCGGGCCCGGGAGGCGGCGTACCCGGAGCTACTGGGGCCCGCCCGCTTCGCCCTGGAGATGTACAACCGCGGCCGGGCTGCCGGGACGCGGGCGGCGCTGGGGGCCGTGCGCGGTCGCGTCCGCCGG GCGGGCGAGGGGTCCCTGTACTCCCTGAAGGCGACCCTGGAGGAGCCTCCCTGCAACGACCCCACGGTGTGCCAGCTCCCGGTGTCCAAGAAAACCCTG ctctgcAGCTTTGAAGTCCTGGATGAGCTGGGAAGACACATGCTGCTGAGGCGGGACTGTGGCCCAGTGGATACCAAGGTTACAG ATGACAGAAATGAGACTTTAAGTTCAGTCCTTCCACTGTTGAACAAGGACCCCCTACCCCAG GATTTTTCTGTGAAGATGGCTTCAGTCTTCAAGGAGTTTGTTACCACCTATAATCGGACATATGGGACACAGGAAG AAGCCCAGTGGCGCATGTCTGTCTTTTCCAACAACATGGTCCGAGCGCAGAAGATCCAGGCCCTGGACCGTGGCACAGCTCAGTATGGGATCACCAAGTTCAGTGACCTTACAG AGGAGGAGTTCCGCACCATCTATCTGAATCCTCTCCTAAAAGAGAACCGCAACAAGATGATGCATCTAGCCAAATCCATTGGTGACCATGCCCCACCTGAGTGGGACTGGAGGACCAAGGGGGCTGTCACCAACGTCAAGAATCAG GGCATGTGTGGCTCCTGCTGGGCCTTCTCAGTCACCGGCAATGTGGAGGGCCAGTGGTTCCTAAAACAGGGGgacctgctctccctctctgagcAGG AGCTCTTGGACTGTGACAAGGTGGACAaggcctgcctgggtggcttgccCTCCAACGCCTACTTGGCCATAAAGAATCTGG GAGGGCTGGAGACAGAGGATGACTACAGCTACAGTGGCCACTTGCAGACCTGCAGTTTCTCTGCAAAGAAGGCCAAGGTCTACATCAATGACTCAGTAGAGCTGAGCCAGAATGAGCAGA AACTGGCGGCCTGGCTGGCCAAGAAGGGCCCCATCTCCGTTGCCATCAATGCCTTTGGCATGCAGGTAAGGTCCCTGTCTCTTGCCTGTCTCTTGCTGACTCCTTTCCCACTTCTCCTTGGAGTTGGCTCCCTACTCCTTATTCtcgcctccccccctccccgccccagttCTACCGCCGCGGGATCTCCCACCCACTGCGGCCCCTCTGCAGCCCCTGGCTCATCGACCATGCAGTGCTGCTCGTGGGCTACGGCAACC GCTCTGGCATCCCCTTCTGGGCCATCAAGAACAGTTGGGGCACTGACTGGGGTGAGGAG GGTTACTACTACTTGTATCGTGGGTCCGGGGCCTGTGGCGTGA